CGCGAGGAGGCGACGGAAGCCATGATGAGGGAAGGTCCAGGGACTCGTCTTCGCAAGATCCAAGCAGCAGTAGAAGTCCTCACTACTTGGGAAATGCGCCCAACATGCAGTTCCATACGTCGTTCGGCATGAGCGGCTGCAACAACTGCGATTCCGAGGCAGATGTTAAGCAAGAAGTCACAGCAGACACGCGAAATTTTCAAATACCTGCCATTAGGAGTGAGGAACTGAGCAATCCCTCGTGTCCCTGGTCCAGAATGCAGCGGAAGTTTCGAAGGACGCCACCCCTGTCATTCACCGACAGcgaaaacacaacaacaaccacagaTTTAACGCACAAATTCGATAGAGCGCGGAAAAAGTGCATACTAAGCACAGCGGCAAAAGTGATACATAACCACATCGAAGGCCGCCTGCGTAAGCTGGCGGCGGCCACATGACAATACGAATCCGATCCATACGCTTAGCCACAACCAAAACATCATTCATTGTACAAAGCCAAGTCCGCATCCCCCAGAATTCCATTTTGAGAAGCAGCATTCCATTGAAATATCGCCAAAGTGTTTGTTCGCTGGGTGATATTTGTGAACGTGTAGTCAAAACTGATTTTATGGCATCCATAACATTAACTGGCGCTCGTCAgcacattttttaaagattgATTAGGGTTAATAGTTAATTAGTGGAAGAAAGGAAGGAAATGTGTCGTCTTTTATGTATACTGATAACTTGCATattgtacttttttttagaGTAGGTTCAAAGGAAATATGTGCATCCATagtaatttatacaaaaaacgcaatatatataagataaataaatgaaaaaaaaaaaaaactattatacaaatttaaaaaaacatgtgttttaaattgaaagaaaagaaagtaCAAATGCAGCTTCGATTGAGCAGTTgaattaaacatttatgaTCAACTTTTGTGGCCCGTAAATCCAGGTGTTATCCAATGACAACGTAACGCTGCTTTTCATTCCAAATTAACATCAATTTTATTTGCTATTTGTATTGGCTCAACAAGTTTTGGATTAAAGACTCCTCTGTTTTCGTGGTCGCGGAGGATTGAATGAAACAGGCGTGTTGTCGGTAATGGACACAATATTTAAGCCACCCATTTGCAGTCCCTTGATTGCCGACTATCAAAATATTAGAATTAGTATTTGATTTAGAGCATTCAGATAAGATCTTACCATTCTGCCAGGGCCAAGACCACGAACCTTCACGCGCACTGTTTTCCAACCCAATTCAACGGCTTTCTGAAATGGAATTTTTGTTAATCAGAAAAGACTGataataaactaaatttagGAGTAAACTTACTCCACTGATGGTCACAGCGGTGGCTTGAGCGGCAATGTTGGTGCCCTTGCGGGTGTTTTTGAATCCTTCAATGCCACAAGAGCGTATCAGTCGCAGGACACCTGAAAGCAAAGAACAAGTTAGCACATAGGGGACTCATTTAAAAGGTATGCCCGCTTCCCAAACCTTTGTAGTCCGTCACGGAAATGATTGTGTTGTTGGGCGACACGCGAATGTTGCAGATGGGCAGCTCGTTGAAGGGAATGCCGTTGAACAGCTGACTGGAGGTGCTCGCATCCGGAAAGAACTTGGCCTTGCTGTGAATTTTCATACTctgtttaattaaatagttTACAGGGTATTAGGCTAGTCGTACCGGTTGATAAGGTTGTCTATGTCCACGGACTTCTCGCCCACGGTTCCTTCGTCTTTGGCCGGCATCGAAGCCAGCATCTCCTTGCGGTCCTCCGCCTTCCGCCAGCACGCTCCCGTGTGGATACTCGATACTTGCAGGGGGTTAAGCCTTTGGGCATGCCGTAAAGCACTTAAAAATACGCTTTTAAGTGacattttaatgtttattcgCCGAGTCCGTGTACAAAACCAAATTACATCACACCGCCAGTCTGGCAACTCTGGCAGTGTTGGTAAATGCCACACAACAAGTGCtattttttagggggaaaCCCAAACTTCCACCTGGCCACACTGGTGTTGTTGCAGCACGTGTTCAAGTTAAGTTTTGTTTCTGGTTTCTGTTGTTTAAAATGGCTCTGAAACGACTAAAGAGTGAGTAAttggttaaatataccaagtAAATTCAACTAACCATTGTATGCCTCATTGCAGCCAAGAAATCCAAGCGCCTGACCGGCCGCCTCAAGCACAAAATCGAAAAGAAGGTGCGCGACCACAACAAAAAGGAACGGCGTGCTGCCAAGAAGAATCCCAAGAAGGGCAGCAAAAAACAGAAGCTTATACAGATCCCCAACATTTGTCCCTTCAAGGACGACATCCTCAAGGAAGTGGAGGAGGCAAAGGCACGCCAGGAGGCCGAACGCCTGGCTCGCCGTGAAGCCTTCAAGGCAGAGCGCGAACAGAACAAATTCAAGTCGTTGGAGTCTATGGTCGAAGATGCGGATATGCGGAGCACTGTCCACGGAATAATGCACGAGAACGACGAGGAGGGCGGCGAGAAGCAGTACAAGAACGCCGTCACCAAGGAGCAGTCGCTCAAGCAGTACTTCAAGGAGTTCCGCAAGGTGATCGAGAACGCGGATGTCGTCCTGGAGGTGGTGGATGCCCGCGATCCGCTGGGCACACGCTGCAACGAGGTCGAGCGTGCCGTTCGCGGTGCCCCGGGCAACAAGCGCCTGGTACTGGTGCTCAACAAGGCCGATCTGGTGCCACGCGAGAATCTGAACAACTGGATAAAGTACTTCCGCCGCAGTGGACCCGTCACCGCCTTCAAAGCCTCCACACAGGACCAGGCCACGCGGCTGGGCCGTCGCAAGCTGCGTGAGATGAAGACAGAGAAGGCCATGCAGGGATCCGTTTGCATCGGAGCCGAGCTGCTCATGTCCATGCTGGGCAACTACTGCCGCAACAAGGGCATCAAAACATCGATTCGCGTGGGCGTCGTGGGCATTCCCAATGTGGGCAAGAGCTCCATCATTAACTCACTGACGCGCGGCAGGTCGTGCATGGTGGGCAGCACGCCAGGAGTAACAAAGTGAGTTGATTTGAGATTTTCTGTTGATATACTTTACAAATTATAACCTTCTCTTTAGGGCAATGCAGGAAGTGGAGCTGGATTCGAAGATAAAGCTGATCGATTGCCCTGGAATCGTGTTCACCAGCGGATCTGAAAACTCGCATGCTGTTTTAAAGAATGCCCAGCGCGTGGGCGACGTAAAGGATCCATTCACCATTGCCGAGAGCGTTTTGAAGCGTGCTAGCAAGGATTACTTCTGCAACATGTACGATATTTCGAGCTACGACACATTCGAGGAGTTCTTCGCCAAGAAGGCAGCCAGAATGGGTGAGTACATTACCCGTCATCATCAGGCATCAAAGGCATTTCTAATGGCTTCTGAATCCGCAGGAAAATTCCTTAAGAAGGGCGTGCCCGATGTGGTGGCCGCTGCGCGAAGTGTGCTCAACGACTGGAACACCGGCAAAATCAAGTACTGCACCCAGCCGCCGGAAGTGCAGGAAGCGCAGACTGTGCACATTAGTGCCTCGATTGTACACTCTGAGGCCCGCGAGTTCGACGTGGAGAACTTCGAGTCCATGGAGACGGAAATCCTGGACCAGTGCGCAGTTAAAACCGATGACATCATGGAAATTACGTCAACGGGACCCTTGGAGATCAGGCAACCGCGTGAAGAAGAGGATCCCGCCACGAAATTGGCTGCTAATCTGATTATTAACGAGAAGGAAAAGGCAGCAGCAAAGGGCCGCAAAAGAAAACTGGAAGATGAAAAGGAAAAGCCAGATCCCGTCCTGCTTTTGGAAGGTATGCACAAACTGTCCCTAAAGATGGGGTGTTATTTTAATGGTACTTTTTAATTGCAGAAAACCAATCGCTGAACAAGGGGATCAAGGAGATGCAAAAGCGAAAGAAGAAGCAGAATGTGCGTAACGAGAAGAAAATCTCCAAGATTACAGACGTTCTGGATAACTTTAGCTTAGGTTCGGCATCCACAAAGGCAGATAAATATGATTTTGATGAGGATTATTTGATTGAATAAAAATTGTCTGCCTTAGCTTTaatcttataaataaatctgttGATGATACACTATATATTTAGAAGAAAGTGTAATGTCTCCAAAAgaaatggttttattttaatttcattgaaaaacacaaggtttattttttgtaaatatattgaaattttattacaatttttaaacttaacgGTATAACTGCActgattaaatatttgatcATCTTGAAGCTATTGTATCGTATGCATGCATGTTTCATTTTTTCCATCTGCCTTtcttcaattcaatttttaaaatcagcCCAGTAACTCTGCTCACGAGTGAAAGTTTGTTCTCTTCTATTTCTTACAGTgatttttggaattaaattataCACGTAcctattttctttataaatttactgaACACGGTCTTGCTTTAACAGTGAAAAACAATGGGTAACAATCGCATTTATACTCTTAGAACGAATTACATAGAAGGCTGGGGAATTCTATACGGATTTTGGACTTGATTGGTTCAACGGATAGAAGCCCAGCGCTGGGATCTTAATTGCAACACCAAATCCTCGAATTGGCATTTCCTACAGGTGGAAATGCAACCGAAATCGGGGCCTGTGGAATATGTGAATGATTTTCcatgtaaataatatatttgctGAACTTTGAATGAATGGAAGTGCTATGAGGAACGAAAACAGTCAAAATATCAACATAAAACAAATGATGTTCGAACATGACGTATGCTTTCTTTAAACCAATCGCAATCCCTGAGCGCTGGACCTCATGGCCGTGGTACGAATTTAGTTAATAGtgcttttcgttttcatttaaCCTAGGATCTATGCAGATTCTACTGAACAGACATTTGTATTTCAGTGATGTTTGGTTTCATTTGGGTGGGGTATAAATTATGGTTTTAGGTTCTCTTAAAAACGTCGCATAGAAAAGGTATTTAGATGCTGATCGAGTGGTCTCTCTATCTCTGTTAACCCTGATGTGCCTTCTGttttaattatgtatataaattagttatttataCATGTCATATAGCTACTGGCGCAGGGCTCTAGCCCCACGGGTCGGTACATACtacatgtgtatatatatagagtgaATCACAGGATTTCAATTTTTGCTAAGTATGTTTAACAATCAATTACTATGTATTTCAATTCAACTCGCGCCGGACTTCCCTCCCTCCACTCGTCCCTCCAGGCGACTCGGATGcgttaaaattaatttcgatGTATCTACTAGCAGTAATTGAAACTTGTTTCGTAATTATTATGTatgtaaacatttaaaatgatttctttTGCAGTCCTTTGTTGTTCCAAATTATTGGTTGTTTAATGGTTAGTTGGCGGCTCGGTCTTCTGCCCGCCAGACTCCACACTCTCGATCTCGTACAGGATCTCGTCCCCACCGCAGGATCCGTGAGTGAGCACACAGTGCTGCACAGTTTGGTCAGCAGCTTCTGCGCCTTGCGCAGCAGTTGACGCGATCGCCGGTTTCCCTCCCGCCGCCAGCTGGTCGCCTGTGGCTCGACCAGGTGCTGGAAGGCCGGGTGAGAGGACGATAGCGCCTGCAGTAGGTACTGTCACCGCAGATGACTGAAGTGCACCTCCACCCAGCAAGGGCAGCCCATGATGTCCTGGCGCGTGTAGCTGTGTCCCCAGCCCTTGGCAAAGCTGATCTTCAGGCTGAACCAGTCGATGGGTCCCATGTGGTGGTGTCCAGGCTGCCGCATGCTTAGCCATTGGGCCCTGAAAGAATATAACAATATTGTAGTATATTCTATTACGAATAATTAAGCCATAAAGTCTTACCTGTTTGTTTCAAAGGCCTTCAGGCAGCAGCCGGGCATCACTTTGCAAACGCGGTCCAGTCGCTCAGCCAGAGTGGGAGAGTCCACGAAAACGGCGGAGTTTCCACGATTATAAATCCAAACATCGCCGCTCTCCAGGCTCAATGTGACTCCTGTAATGTAGACTCTAGTTAGAAAAGTAACATCACAAAAATAAGTAGTATTCTCTTACCCAGTCCGACTTTCTTGCGTGTGTTTACCACCTCGGAGGACACTTGCTTACCATCCGGAGTGAGGTCACGCAGGCACATGCTATCGCCACCACTGTCCACAATCCCATCCGTGTAGATATTGACTGCCTTTGTCCTGGCGTGAAAGAACTCCCCGACTCGGTGGGCCAGCTCCCAATAGGCGATTTGGCACCAGCCCTTACTGCCGATGGTGTTATCTGGAATGGAAATGAAAGGGTAATTAAtgataacaagaaaggaagctcaTTTTGGTAAGCTAAAGATTATATATCCCTGTAGTTTGCAATTTGATCAAGGGCTAAAGTTGAAATCGATCATATCATATAAGCTATTAATTTCCCTTGCAATCTTCAGACTGATTATAATACCCTTCAAGGGTATGAAATTGTGAAACCAATCTTATATAGAGGAtgtttatacatataatatgaaatatatcaTCATATCATATCCCCCCACCTCACACAAAGATTAAGAAAACGTTTAAAGACTGCGTTGTCAGTTTAACATGTTAACTAATTTATAGGCTATAATGTCAGTTTAACATATTAACTTATTAACCAGATAGTCaactaattgaatttttaaatatgccTGTGATTAAGGTATTCCCGTAAATAACTATTATTCAAATTTCGAACTTGTAACCCGCATACAAAGTGTACACATCAGCGGCAATAACTCTTTCGCCGGCTAATAAagtttgatttaaaattacaataataTCGGGGCAGTAAGCTACCACCGCCTACCGCCAACCTCCGCCTCCGTTTGAGACGAATAGAAGGAACAAAGTCGCTGGCCCGCTGGCCCGCTCGCCCGCACACTCACATTACGTTCGCACTCACTTGTGTGTGCTCAGACATTTAAATGGTAATAATTTTGGCGCCAGGGCATTACGTAAACAGACCGGCGTCGCGCTTGTGTGTGGTATATTCATTTGTGCATATGTAGCCTCCCCTGTACGACCGACTGactgtatatatttaacaaaaacccACCGCACCGTGAGTCTGTTTATGGGTTCATTTGTATATTCCGATTCCGAACGCGTGTCGGGGCAATAATAAAGTGAGAAACAAGTGCAACTCTCTATTTGAAATCCTTGCTAACGA
Above is a genomic segment from Drosophila kikkawai strain 14028-0561.14 chromosome 3R, DkikHiC1v2, whole genome shotgun sequence containing:
- the Ns1 gene encoding guanine nucleotide-binding protein-like 3 homolog, translating into MALKRLKTKKSKRLTGRLKHKIEKKVRDHNKKERRAAKKNPKKGSKKQKLIQIPNICPFKDDILKEVEEAKARQEAERLARREAFKAEREQNKFKSLESMVEDADMRSTVHGIMHENDEEGGEKQYKNAVTKEQSLKQYFKEFRKVIENADVVLEVVDARDPLGTRCNEVERAVRGAPGNKRLVLVLNKADLVPRENLNNWIKYFRRSGPVTAFKASTQDQATRLGRRKLREMKTEKAMQGSVCIGAELLMSMLGNYCRNKGIKTSIRVGVVGIPNVGKSSIINSLTRGRSCMVGSTPGVTKAMQEVELDSKIKLIDCPGIVFTSGSENSHAVLKNAQRVGDVKDPFTIAESVLKRASKDYFCNMYDISSYDTFEEFFAKKAARMGKFLKKGVPDVVAAARSVLNDWNTGKIKYCTQPPEVQEAQTVHISASIVHSEAREFDVENFESMETEILDQCAVKTDDIMEITSTGPLEIRQPREEEDPATKLAANLIINEKEKAAAKGRKRKLEDEKEKPDPVLLLEENQSLNKGIKEMQKRKKKQNVRNEKKISKITDVLDNFSLGSASTKADKYDFDEDYLIE
- the mRpS11 gene encoding uncharacterized protein mRpS11, with the protein product MSLKSVFLSALRHAQRLNPLQVSSIHTGACWRKAEDRKEMLASMPAKDEGTVGEKSVDIDNLINRKAKFFPDASTSSQLFNGIPFNELPICNIRVSPNNTIISVTDYKGVLRLIRSCGIEGFKNTRKGTNIAAQATAVTISGKAVELGWKTVRVKVRGLGPGRMSAIKGLQMGGLNIVSITDNTPVSFNPPRPRKQRSL